AAATGCCTTTCCTAATCGAAGAATAGCGAAATGTCTGTTATCTCTTACTTTTCTGTCAAAATGGGAGGTTTTGGAGTCATAACAAAGCTTGGCAAGCATCAGTCACGGCATCACGACCCGGCCTGGCGAGACCGGCAAAAGATTACCGAAAATGCTAACAGACTCAACGAAGCCTGGGCTACCAGTTGTGATATAAAAGAATAGAGATTCCATCTGATATCTATCTATAGTTCATCAGACACGCACATAATAATACAAGCTTAAAACCAGACGCAAGATGCTTTCTCGTGGGCTTTTCAGTGGCAGGCTTTTCCGTATTTACGCAACCTCGCGTAATTGTACGGCAGCGGCGCCAGGAAACCCGCTGCAATCGATACCAGAGCAGCAAGCCAGAATGACGGATCGTCAAGAGCAACTTGGCCACCCGTCAAATAGTAATCCACTGCATTTTCAGCTGCTTCCATGGTCAACATCGAGATCAGACTCATGCCAACAGCTGTCCTCATCGCCGTAAGCCAAGTCAATCCATCACGGCCGATGCGAAGCATTACCGTCTCCAGAAGAATGGACGTTGAAACACCAGAGGCCACTGCTTTATTAGTTTTGCTTCTGTTGAATTTGATTGGCTACTAACTTGAGATTGGCATCACTATTCCCATACTGAGCCCGGGATAATAGGCCTGGAGAAACCACATGGCCGCGAAATCGCCGACTGTACACCCGATGAGGCATCGCGTAGTGTTGACAGAAGCCCTCTTCCAAGCCGACTTCAAGGTCCAAAAGTCGCGGGATGTTACAGATGGTGGCGTCGATGGTTGTGAGGCGTTCTTTTTGCTACAGCATTGGCTGCTGGTCCGGTGTTTTTGCAGGCTGATACTGACCGAGGGGATGTTGGTCGAGGTGGTGTGACGCGATTGCGGGATCGCGAAGAAGCCCGTGCGGCGCGCGCAAAGTCGACTGGTGCTCATAAATCCATTCATATTTTCCTTGCTACATATGCGACGGATGATGCGAATTGAGAAGAGGCACGAATTGTTCTTGGCCTGACGGGACTGTTGTTTTGTTCGCCACGCCGCGAAATTGACTCAGTCCCACTTAAAATGCTCACTCACCAACAAGAATTATCGAAGCTTACAGGCAATCTATGGCTCAGTGAGACAAGATAAATGAGCGTATAGCTCTGAACCACAGATTGTAGGATAAAGAATTCATTAAATGGGATTAAGTAGCTGGTTGGGGATGCTCTCAGGAAATTATGTCTGTTTCCGGACATGCTGCAATATGGCCAGGCCACGTTCATATAAGTCATAAGGATGGAGACCAGTCAACATTGATAATGAATCTGGGTCCTGTATCTAAAGCCGCGCATTTATGTTAAAGTTGCAGGCTGTTATGGCATCAAACTGACTCATAGCCTCACGGAGACCCTGTATGGAGGCCATTGACAAGATGACGGAACAGGCAGCCCATACCGCGATTCTTGTTAGCCAGACACAGGTAGGCTGGTGAGTAAGATGCCATCTGAATCAATCTCAGTTCATTTCAATTTATTTTAGGGTGTGTCTCGATCAGAAGGGAGAATACTCAATTGTTATAATCTGGTTCGATCGTATAGGCAAGCCTCAGATGAACATCATCAGCCCAAAGCGTACCTTGGCGGAGCCGATAGCGGAACAAACACCACTACAAACTTGATTTGTCATCGGGTCAAGCTTCAACTTTGTCACGATCATGCATTTACTCCTTGGACTGTAAATAGTTTCACCGTTGATTTATAATTTGTGTCACACTCATATTGATCTTTCTCTTCAAATTCCTGTACTTCAGAAGCATTTCTCGTAATCTCTAAAGCTACAACACTTCGAGACGAACCAACAATGGAGGGCAGGAAGATTGTGATTTCGGGTGCAGGCCGTGGCCTTGGCCGTGCTTTGGCCATTGTcgctgcttctcaaggagcTACTCCGATATTGCTGGGAAGATCGCAAAGCGCATTGCA
Above is a window of Fusarium oxysporum Fo47 chromosome XII, complete sequence DNA encoding:
- a CDS encoding uncharacterized protein (domain of unknown function-domain containing protein), whose protein sequence is MNGFMSTSRLCARRTGFFAIPQSRHTTSTNIPSVSISLQKHRTSSQCCSKKNASQPSTPPSVTSRDFWTLKSAWKRASVNTTRCLIGCTVGDFAAMWFLQAYYPGLSMGIVMPISMASGVSTSILLETVMLRIGRDGLTWLTAMRTAVGMSLISMLTMEAAENAVDYYLTGGQVALDDPSFWLAALVSIAAGFLAPLPYNYARLRKYGKACH